The Bacteroidia bacterium genome contains a region encoding:
- a CDS encoding ABC transporter permease, whose protein sequence is MEKETGSLEVTESNKQQWTLVLEPSRGWFDLHLKEVWQYRDLLLLFVRRDFVSVYKQTILGPLWFFIQPLLTTLVFFVIFGKIAKIPTDGIPQPLFYLAGIVGWNYFAECLRTTSDSFKKNEHIFGKVYFPRIIMPLSVVISNLLKFGIQLLLFLAVMGWYLYMDAAISPNAYVLLFPMLVLMIAGLGLGFGCIISSLTTKYRDLSFLIAFAIQLGLYATPVIYPLSEVPDYLRLFVLLNPMSSIIEAFRSMFLGTGAFNIGYLAYSFIAMLLILVSGIIIFNRRERTFMDTI, encoded by the coding sequence GAAAGCAATAAGCAGCAATGGACGCTGGTGCTAGAGCCGTCACGCGGATGGTTTGATTTGCACCTGAAAGAGGTGTGGCAATACCGCGACCTGCTGCTGCTCTTCGTGAGGCGGGATTTTGTTTCGGTTTATAAGCAGACCATCCTGGGGCCGCTCTGGTTCTTCATCCAGCCATTGCTCACTACGCTGGTGTTTTTCGTCATTTTTGGTAAAATCGCAAAGATCCCTACCGATGGCATTCCGCAGCCGCTCTTTTACCTTGCGGGGATTGTGGGCTGGAACTACTTCGCTGAATGCCTTCGCACCACTTCCGACAGCTTCAAGAAGAATGAGCACATTTTCGGCAAAGTTTATTTCCCGCGCATCATCATGCCCTTGTCAGTTGTCATTTCCAACCTACTGAAGTTTGGGATACAGTTGTTGCTGTTCCTGGCCGTGATGGGTTGGTACCTTTATATGGATGCGGCAATTTCCCCGAATGCGTATGTGCTGCTGTTCCCAATGCTGGTCCTGATGATTGCAGGACTGGGGCTGGGGTTCGGGTGCATCATTTCTTCCCTCACCACAAAATACCGCGACCTCAGTTTCCTCATCGCATTCGCTATTCAGCTTGGATTGTATGCCACGCCCGTCATTTATCCGCTTTCAGAAGTTCCGGATTACCTGCGGCTTTTCGTGCTGCTCAACCCCATGTCATCCATTATCGAAGCTTTCCGGTCCATGTTCCTGGGGACGGGCGCTTTCAATATCGGCTATCTCGCCTATAGTTTCATCGCCATGCTGCTTATCCTGGTGAGCGGGATCATCATCTTCAACCGCAGGGAACGCACATTTATGGATACGATTTAA
- a CDS encoding sulfotransferase — protein MSVQPKHIFIGGPNRSGTTFLQKLLVLHSEIKGGPEFDFLPNLLRIYRRMKTDFHLQRQGYYYNEEKLRVEWYHFLRGMIDRQHPPAPPKESGVLRTLKGGVSEPAVPSDEAAQSHQLGDRGVLSKRKTQNAEPRTRNPEPGTQNAEPKTYLSEKTPDNIYVARELLEIFPEGVFIYMYRDGRDVLNSLKKVKQRMKQDGKQPKLKISLHHEAMRWNSSQKRYRELRKDGRFSGRHFAIQYEALLRNPQEELQKLMAFLGLELEPQQLKPEQFGSEQTQSVVDTVWYTEAMYRQPFETKNIGKWQQGMSWQEKLMANVLMGEELARAGYSYSTVALKMQQLLKGAKIK, from the coding sequence ATGAGCGTACAGCCAAAGCATATCTTCATAGGTGGCCCAAACCGCTCCGGTACCACGTTTCTGCAAAAGCTCCTGGTTTTGCATTCTGAAATTAAGGGCGGTCCTGAATTCGACTTCCTGCCAAATCTTTTGCGGATTTATCGCAGAATGAAAACCGATTTCCATTTGCAGCGTCAGGGTTATTATTATAACGAGGAGAAGCTGCGGGTGGAGTGGTATCATTTCTTACGAGGGATGATAGATCGACAACACCCCCCTGCCCCTCCGAAAGAGTCCGGAGTCCTTCGGACCCTCAAGGGGGGAGTTTCGGAACCTGCGGTTCCTTCGGATGAGGCAGCTCAGTCTCACCAATTAGGGGATCGGGGCGTGCTTTCAAAACGCAAAACGCAGAACGCAGAACCCAGAACCCGGAACCCGGAACCCGGAACCCAGAACGCAGAACCCAAAACCTACCTCTCCGAGAAAACCCCGGACAACATTTACGTAGCCAGGGAACTGCTGGAAATTTTCCCGGAAGGGGTATTTATTTATATGTACCGCGATGGCCGTGATGTGCTGAATTCCCTGAAAAAGGTGAAGCAGCGGATGAAACAGGACGGAAAGCAGCCAAAGCTGAAGATCAGCCTTCACCATGAGGCCATGCGCTGGAACAGCAGCCAGAAACGTTACCGGGAACTACGGAAAGACGGACGGTTTTCAGGCCGTCATTTCGCCATACAATATGAAGCTTTGCTGCGAAATCCGCAGGAGGAACTGCAGAAACTGATGGCCTTCCTGGGCCTGGAACTGGAACCACAGCAGTTGAAACCAGAACAATTTGGAAGTGAACAAACGCAATCGGTGGTAGACACGGTGTGGTACACAGAAGCCATGTACCGCCAGCCATTCGAAACCAAAAACATCGGCAAATGGCAGCAAGGGATGTCCTGGCAGGAAAAGTTAATGGCCAATGTTCTAATGGGCGAAGAGCTGGCACGGGCGGGATATTCTTACAGCACAGTTGCGCTAAAGATGCAACAGCTTTTAAAAGGAGCTAAAATTAAATGA
- a CDS encoding ABC transporter ATP-binding protein, whose product MQIEHLSKQYRLGTIGTGTLGHDLNRWWHLVRGKADPYRKLGEENNREAAGRERYVWALKDVSFNVEQGEVIGIIGNNGAGKSTLLKILSRITAPTEGVVKVNGRIASLLEVGTGFHPELTGEENIFLNGAILGMSRQEIKNKFDEIVSFSGTARYIKTPVKRYSSGMRVRLAFAVAAHLDPDILVVDEVLAVGDADFQKKALGKLQSVSSQTGKTVLFVSHNMEAINRLCQRGLVLDKGKLVFSGTAAEAIQAYSTLGRQTEASELRTRTDRSGKGDFKFTNAWIENEHHQRIADAETGSALQIKVLVEPQKDTLPIDAYASVIVRDAFGARLFTLSAGMLNKRLHFGSATLLSFNIAQLPLPEGQYNCDLYLAEQTGGKGVQDSVHNAFPLSVFGNDFFKTGQPQAQGLDKFFVGFTVVAGPLKEHV is encoded by the coding sequence ATGCAAATAGAACATCTCAGCAAGCAGTACCGCCTCGGGACGATTGGGACAGGAACGCTGGGCCACGACCTGAACCGCTGGTGGCATCTTGTTCGCGGCAAAGCTGATCCATACCGCAAGCTTGGTGAGGAAAACAACCGTGAAGCGGCAGGCCGGGAGCGGTATGTATGGGCGCTGAAAGATGTATCATTCAATGTGGAACAGGGCGAAGTGATTGGCATTATTGGAAATAATGGCGCGGGAAAATCCACGCTGTTGAAGATACTTTCCCGCATCACGGCACCTACGGAGGGCGTGGTAAAAGTGAATGGCCGCATTGCCAGTCTTCTTGAGGTTGGCACCGGCTTCCATCCTGAACTGACGGGGGAAGAGAATATATTCCTGAACGGGGCCATTCTCGGCATGTCCCGCCAGGAGATCAAAAACAAGTTCGATGAAATTGTCAGCTTTTCAGGCACTGCACGGTACATCAAAACGCCCGTAAAGCGATACTCTTCAGGAATGCGCGTGCGGCTTGCCTTTGCCGTAGCAGCGCACCTGGACCCGGATATCCTGGTGGTGGATGAGGTGCTGGCCGTGGGCGATGCAGATTTCCAGAAGAAGGCCCTGGGAAAGCTGCAAAGCGTAAGCAGCCAGACGGGGAAAACGGTGCTTTTCGTGAGCCACAACATGGAAGCGATCAACCGGCTTTGTCAGCGCGGGCTGGTGCTTGATAAGGGAAAACTGGTCTTTTCCGGGACGGCTGCCGAGGCTATCCAAGCCTACTCTACCCTGGGCCGGCAGACCGAAGCCAGCGAATTGCGGACGAGAACCGACAGGAGTGGAAAAGGGGATTTCAAGTTCACCAACGCCTGGATTGAGAATGAGCACCACCAGAGAATTGCTGATGCAGAAACCGGGTCAGCCTTACAGATAAAGGTGCTGGTGGAGCCCCAAAAAGATACCCTGCCCATTGATGCTTATGCCTCAGTAATTGTGCGTGATGCCTTTGGTGCCCGGCTTTTCACGCTCTCTGCCGGGATGCTGAACAAACGGTTGCACTTTGGTAGTGCCACCCTCCTCAGCTTTAATATTGCACAACTGCCACTGCCGGAAGGTCAGTACAACTGCGACCTATATCTGGCAGAACAAACAGGCGGAAAGGGAGTGCAGGATTCGGTGCATAATGCCTTTCCGCTGTCGGTTTTTGGTAATGACTTTTTCAAAACCGGGCAGCCGCAAGCCCAGGGACTGGACAAGTTTTTTGTGGGTTTCACCGTGGTGGCCGGGCCTCTAAAGGAACATGTATAA